In Brevibacterium zhoupengii, the following are encoded in one genomic region:
- a CDS encoding sensor histidine kinase has protein sequence MAKESRPTRPGFWEEWSLTTKLLAIMMLLMLLVLSGTSAWVLENLRDSLVERTDERLINASETLAKQAYQDVFQPAQLQSSSSSSKDQSANSDSSDGADSSTETPTTIDSSSWDELKSLMPGGFYVQFYDTDGKPISDPVAPEPGNSPVLPTINESKVYAQGGEPFTVAGTTSQWRARAMKVQNTDVLVSIAVPFDREIDNINERARNTMIGIGLLALAMVAGVGYWAINNTFRPLRDIEKTASRIAAGDLSQRVPTFPRNTELGRLSGALNTMLGRIEDSFDGQTRSEKRIRQFVSDASHELRTPLVTIRGYAELYRQGAITKSDDIGNAMERMESEAKRMGVLVDDLVVLARLDEQRPAEIGPIDLHRIARDAAADAAAQAPDRDISFIGLDGDDAQPVPMIRGSESKIRQVIVNLAGNAVRHTPEHTAIEFAVGVVGGRAEASAESADPSNGQDTESKTGSNKAVANKTGANKAAAKDKSRERGFVTGGVRIFRRGDSNGNDQNDAQAPAGIVPDMTAAGSITVDDSLRGFPNGRVRIEVRDHGDGIDPEVVPRIFERFYRLDVSRTRDTGGSGLGLSIVKAIVENHHGAISVHQTPGGGATFRIDLPISDTEDSAPDARKDER, from the coding sequence GTGGCAAAAGAATCCCGTCCCACCCGACCCGGCTTCTGGGAAGAATGGTCGCTGACTACCAAGCTGCTGGCCATCATGATGCTGCTCATGTTGCTCGTTCTCTCCGGAACGAGCGCCTGGGTGCTCGAGAACCTGCGCGACAGCCTCGTCGAACGCACCGATGAGAGACTCATCAATGCGTCGGAGACGCTTGCCAAGCAGGCTTATCAGGATGTGTTCCAGCCTGCCCAGCTGCAATCGTCGTCATCGTCGAGCAAGGACCAGTCAGCGAACTCGGACAGCAGCGACGGGGCGGATTCCTCCACCGAGACTCCCACCACCATCGATTCGAGCTCCTGGGATGAACTCAAGAGCCTCATGCCCGGTGGCTTCTACGTCCAGTTCTATGACACTGACGGCAAACCGATCAGTGATCCTGTAGCTCCGGAGCCTGGCAACAGCCCGGTTCTGCCGACGATCAACGAGTCGAAGGTCTATGCGCAGGGTGGTGAGCCATTCACCGTCGCCGGGACCACCTCGCAGTGGCGGGCTCGGGCGATGAAGGTTCAGAACACGGACGTACTCGTCTCGATCGCGGTGCCCTTCGACCGCGAGATCGACAACATCAATGAGCGTGCCCGCAATACGATGATCGGCATCGGACTGCTGGCCCTGGCCATGGTGGCAGGTGTCGGATACTGGGCGATCAACAACACGTTCCGGCCGCTGCGCGACATCGAGAAGACTGCCTCGAGGATCGCCGCCGGTGACCTGAGCCAACGGGTGCCGACGTTCCCCCGCAACACCGAACTCGGTCGCCTCTCGGGCGCACTGAACACGATGCTGGGGCGGATCGAGGACTCCTTCGACGGACAGACACGGTCGGAGAAGCGCATCCGCCAGTTCGTCTCCGATGCCTCGCACGAACTGCGCACACCTCTGGTCACGATCCGCGGCTACGCCGAGCTCTACCGGCAGGGCGCAATCACGAAATCCGATGACATCGGCAATGCCATGGAGCGGATGGAGTCCGAGGCCAAACGTATGGGAGTCCTTGTCGATGACCTCGTCGTCCTCGCTCGCCTCGACGAGCAGCGACCTGCCGAGATCGGTCCCATCGACCTCCACCGGATCGCCCGTGACGCCGCCGCCGACGCAGCCGCTCAGGCACCCGACCGGGACATCAGCTTCATCGGGCTCGACGGGGACGATGCTCAGCCCGTGCCGATGATCAGGGGGTCGGAGTCGAAGATCCGCCAGGTCATCGTCAACCTCGCCGGCAACGCTGTCCGCCACACCCCGGAGCACACCGCCATCGAATTCGCCGTCGGCGTCGTCGGAGGCCGCGCCGAGGCGAGCGCGGAGTCAGCAGACCCTTCGAATGGCCAGGACACCGAGTCCAAGACCGGCTCCAACAAGGCCGTGGCAAACAAGACGGGTGCGAACAAGGCCGCGGCGAAGGACAAATCCCGCGAGCGCGGATTCGTCACCGGCGGTGTGCGCATCTTCCGCCGAGGCGACTCGAACGGCAACGATCAGAACGACGCTCAGGCGCCCGCCGGGATTGTGCCGGATATGACGGCGGCCGGGTCGATTACGGTCGACGATTCGCTGCGCGGATTCCCCAATGGACGAGTCAGGATCGAAGTTCGCGATCACGGCGACGGGATCGACCCCGAGGTCGTGCCCCGGATCTTCGAGAGGTTCTATCGCCTCGATGTGTCCAGGACCCGCGATACCGGCGGGTCTGGTCTCGGACTTTCCATCGTCAAGGCGATCGTGGAGAACCACCATGGTGCGATATCGGTGCACCAGACCCCGGGCGGCGGTGCAACGTTCCGCATCGATCTACCTATCTCAGACACTGAAGACAGCGCTCCGGACGCACGAAAGGACGAGCGATGA
- a CDS encoding trypsin-like peptidase domain-containing protein, with protein sequence MSSNDPNNQGNNSDYRGRHGDQDHRTFPTDGSRESSDDPRSSAPGSQGSAEGSRRSAEVPRTFPSNSSGSSGFSGANGSNGPARVSPPVAPSSRSNSSEQGQTPWQGQDPRQRQAPWQGQDPRQNPESNPSPVQPTRVQPPVDASTEQSAQSGYPAQSGSAGGYQGYQSQQGYQGQQGQPPQGPGAGANQSYDGAQRYGNTQRYDRSPDTGGGGHIGYSSPGTNAAHGASQTGTNSPTDPNPYGTPYAQGTGQPGTGSGPGAGAGTVAGAGPDAAAGAAGAAAYGHMGSQPNPGGYPQTGSAGFHSGPGGQGDPGDPNGPSDPYGPNGPGGPGGPYGPGPYGVEAPPRREKRGPGWFATIAIAAVAALLGGAAAFGGSYAVNAFGGEDSRKVADQTIETPDWTEVAKQTSQSVVSIQVGTNGQVQGLGSGSIYDDQGHVITNNHVVAPADTPSGEIAVTMKNGGTVKAEIVGRDPSTDIAVIKLDQVPKDAGPLPVGDSKEMKVGDPVMALGNPLGLADSVTTGIVSALDRPVSTENIGEDATSQEKEMTITNAIQTDAAINPGNSGGPLVDGDGNFIGVNSAAASLSQAGEGGQSGSIGIGFAIPSSQAVMIADQLISSGKALHPFLGITLTDGQINSGGATQGSAKVQSVQSGSPASKAGFKDGDDIVAVGGTKVNNAIALRALVRAQPTNTPVDFTVVRGGQEQTLKTTLVLK encoded by the coding sequence ATGAGCAGCAACGACCCCAACAATCAGGGCAACAATTCCGACTACCGGGGACGGCACGGGGACCAGGACCACCGCACGTTCCCCACCGATGGCTCACGCGAATCCTCAGATGACCCACGCAGCTCGGCACCAGGATCCCAAGGCTCTGCGGAGGGCTCACGCCGCTCTGCCGAGGTCCCTCGCACGTTCCCGAGCAACTCGAGTGGATCCAGCGGATTCAGTGGAGCCAATGGGTCGAACGGTCCTGCGCGGGTCAGTCCTCCGGTCGCACCCTCTTCTCGCTCGAACAGCTCTGAGCAGGGTCAGACACCCTGGCAGGGTCAGGATCCGCGACAACGCCAGGCTCCGTGGCAGGGCCAGGACCCGAGGCAGAACCCGGAGTCGAATCCTTCTCCGGTGCAGCCGACTCGTGTTCAGCCCCCTGTGGACGCATCGACAGAACAGTCCGCACAATCCGGATACCCCGCACAATCCGGGTCAGCGGGAGGCTATCAGGGGTATCAGAGCCAACAGGGATATCAGGGGCAGCAGGGGCAGCCGCCACAGGGGCCCGGCGCTGGTGCGAACCAGTCCTACGATGGAGCCCAGCGCTACGGCAACACTCAGCGCTACGATCGCAGCCCAGACACTGGCGGAGGCGGTCACATCGGCTATTCCTCTCCCGGAACCAATGCAGCCCACGGTGCATCGCAGACTGGCACCAACTCCCCCACCGATCCGAATCCCTACGGCACGCCGTATGCGCAGGGAACCGGACAGCCCGGCACAGGGTCTGGCCCAGGCGCAGGGGCAGGGACAGTTGCGGGAGCCGGCCCCGATGCCGCCGCAGGCGCAGCAGGAGCGGCCGCCTATGGTCATATGGGCAGCCAACCGAACCCCGGCGGCTACCCCCAGACCGGGTCAGCAGGCTTCCACTCCGGTCCCGGTGGCCAAGGAGACCCCGGCGACCCCAACGGACCAAGTGACCCCTATGGACCAAACGGTCCTGGTGGACCAGGTGGACCGTACGGTCCAGGGCCGTACGGAGTCGAAGCACCACCTCGGCGAGAGAAGCGAGGACCGGGCTGGTTCGCCACCATCGCGATCGCCGCAGTTGCTGCGCTTCTCGGTGGAGCCGCGGCCTTCGGCGGGAGCTACGCAGTCAATGCCTTCGGCGGTGAGGACTCACGCAAAGTCGCTGATCAGACCATCGAAACCCCAGATTGGACCGAGGTCGCCAAGCAGACGTCCCAGAGCGTCGTCTCGATCCAGGTCGGCACCAACGGACAGGTGCAGGGACTGGGTTCAGGCTCGATCTACGATGACCAGGGACACGTCATCACAAACAATCACGTGGTGGCACCTGCCGACACACCTTCCGGCGAGATCGCTGTGACGATGAAGAACGGGGGGACGGTGAAAGCCGAGATCGTCGGCCGCGACCCCTCGACCGATATCGCGGTCATCAAACTCGACCAAGTTCCCAAGGACGCAGGTCCCCTCCCCGTCGGTGACTCGAAGGAGATGAAGGTGGGAGATCCGGTGATGGCACTGGGCAATCCTCTGGGTCTCGCGGATTCGGTCACCACCGGCATCGTCTCGGCTCTTGATCGGCCGGTCTCGACGGAGAACATCGGCGAGGACGCGACCTCGCAGGAGAAGGAGATGACGATCACCAACGCCATCCAGACGGATGCTGCGATCAACCCCGGCAACTCCGGCGGTCCGCTGGTCGACGGTGATGGCAACTTCATCGGAGTGAATTCCGCTGCGGCATCACTGAGCCAGGCTGGTGAAGGTGGCCAGTCAGGATCGATCGGCATCGGGTTCGCCATCCCCTCGTCGCAGGCCGTGATGATCGCCGACCAGCTCATCTCCAGCGGCAAGGCGCTGCATCCGTTCCTCGGGATCACGCTGACGGACGGACAGATCAACAGCGGCGGCGCTACCCAGGGCAGCGCCAAGGTCCAGTCTGTGCAGTCCGGGTCACCGGCATCCAAAGCAGGTTTCAAGGACGGCGATGACATCGTGGCCGTTGGTGGGACCAAGGTCAACAATGCCATCGCTCTGCGTGCACTCGTCCGTGCACAGCCGACGAACACGCCCGTCGACTTCACGGTCGTGCGCGGCGGCCAGGAACAGACGCTCAAGACGACTTTGGTCCTGAAGTGA
- a CDS encoding WXG100 family type VII secretion target, with amino-acid sequence MSFEVDAERVSSAATATAGTSRTLVAESNTMLRNLLALQECWKGSAAQNFQTVINEWEGAQKQLFESLTSIHGALNTAAAQYSEVEAANSRLFAP; translated from the coding sequence ATGAGTTTCGAAGTCGATGCCGAACGCGTCTCGTCCGCCGCCACCGCCACGGCAGGCACCTCCCGCACCCTTGTCGCGGAATCAAACACAATGCTGAGGAATCTTTTGGCCCTGCAGGAGTGTTGGAAGGGTAGTGCGGCACAGAATTTCCAGACGGTCATCAATGAGTGGGAAGGTGCGCAGAAGCAGCTGTTCGAATCGTTGACCTCGATCCACGGGGCGCTGAACACCGCAGCTGCGCAGTACTCGGAGGTGGAAGCCGCGAATTCTCGGCTCTTCGCTCCGTGA
- a CDS encoding PspA/IM30 family protein, whose protein sequence is MSIFQRIAAIFGAKANKALDKAENPNETLDYSYQKQLELLQKVRRGVADVATSRKRLELQITQLEQQQNKLSGQAQKAMEVGREDLAREALTRKSGLDQQITDLQGQHEGLQGEEQKLTLASQRLQAKVDAFRTRKETIKATYNAAEAQSKIGEAFSGISEELGDVGLAVQRAEDKTASLQARAGAVDELIASGALEDVTGSSKDDISAQLDALSSENDVEMELNRMRESLPASSNKQQQSLEGEDKQ, encoded by the coding sequence ATGAGCATCTTCCAAAGGATCGCGGCGATCTTTGGCGCCAAGGCCAACAAGGCACTGGACAAAGCCGAGAACCCCAATGAAACCCTCGATTATTCATATCAGAAGCAGCTTGAGCTGCTGCAGAAGGTACGCCGCGGTGTTGCCGATGTCGCCACCAGCCGCAAGCGCCTCGAGCTGCAGATCACCCAGCTCGAACAGCAGCAGAACAAGCTCAGCGGTCAGGCCCAGAAGGCCATGGAGGTCGGCCGCGAGGACCTCGCACGTGAGGCACTGACACGGAAGTCGGGCCTGGACCAGCAGATCACCGATCTGCAGGGACAGCACGAAGGACTGCAGGGCGAAGAGCAGAAGCTGACTCTGGCATCACAGCGGCTGCAGGCCAAGGTCGACGCCTTCCGCACACGGAAGGAAACGATCAAGGCCACATACAACGCAGCAGAGGCACAGTCGAAGATCGGTGAAGCCTTCTCGGGAATCTCCGAAGAACTCGGCGACGTCGGGCTCGCGGTCCAGCGCGCCGAGGACAAGACCGCTTCGCTGCAGGCACGTGCCGGTGCAGTCGACGAGCTCATCGCTTCGGGTGCCCTCGAAGATGTCACCGGTTCGTCGAAGGACGACATCAGTGCACAGCTCGATGCGCTCTCAAGCGAGAACGATGTCGAGATGGAACTCAACCGGATGCGTGAGTCACTGCCAGCGTCGTCGAACAAGCAGCAGCAGTCGCTTGAAGGCGAGGACAAGCAATGA
- the pspAA gene encoding PspA-associated protein PspAA: MIIRIMGEGQFDVADVDQNLMQKYDNQVEDAVKAGNEEAAKNALQSLHDYVVGNGKPVSDDYLGSSEAVVPFIDATLQEITELLTGEGFIPDPA, encoded by the coding sequence ATGATCATCCGAATCATGGGCGAAGGCCAGTTTGATGTTGCAGACGTCGACCAGAACCTGATGCAGAAGTACGACAACCAGGTCGAGGACGCAGTCAAGGCAGGAAACGAAGAGGCTGCCAAGAACGCTCTGCAGTCCCTCCACGACTACGTCGTCGGGAACGGCAAGCCCGTCTCCGATGACTATCTCGGTTCGAGCGAGGCCGTCGTACCGTTCATCGATGCGACGCTGCAGGAGATCACGGAGCTCCTCACCGGTGAAGGCTTCATCCCGGATCCAGCCTGA
- the htpX gene encoding zinc metalloprotease HtpX — MKNRFVKDNGLTMRMGWTIFLNGLIYVILILAIWWIFGGSVSGVIIAVLISAGAFFFQWYFSDKIAMKAMGAREVAPEEAPELHTMVDRLCQLADSTKPRVAVSNSAIPNAFATGRSPQRSVVCVTRGLLEKLDRDEVEVVLAHELSHVAHRDVTVMTVAGVTGVVAALMMRAGYYMSFGRSNNNNGGVPVQLLFVLVGAVVYGLSFLLIRSLSRYRELAADRAAAILTGAPSTLASALTKLSGDMSKIPEKDLRASSSANHLALIPAASGKAAITQLFSTHPSLDKRLEQLARISGQLSQQQ, encoded by the coding sequence ATGAAGAATCGCTTCGTCAAGGACAACGGACTCACCATGCGCATGGGGTGGACGATCTTCCTCAACGGACTCATCTATGTGATCCTCATTCTGGCCATCTGGTGGATCTTCGGAGGAAGCGTCTCCGGAGTCATCATCGCCGTGCTCATCAGCGCGGGCGCGTTCTTCTTCCAGTGGTACTTCTCCGACAAGATCGCGATGAAGGCGATGGGTGCACGGGAGGTCGCCCCCGAGGAGGCCCCGGAGCTGCACACCATGGTCGATCGTCTCTGTCAGCTTGCCGATTCAACCAAGCCACGCGTCGCCGTATCGAACTCAGCGATTCCCAATGCCTTCGCCACCGGTCGTTCACCGCAGCGTTCGGTCGTCTGTGTCACCCGCGGCCTGCTCGAGAAACTCGACCGTGATGAGGTCGAGGTCGTGCTCGCTCACGAACTCTCCCACGTCGCCCACCGCGACGTCACCGTCATGACCGTCGCCGGAGTCACCGGCGTCGTGGCCGCACTGATGATGCGCGCCGGCTACTACATGAGCTTCGGACGTTCGAACAACAACAACGGCGGCGTCCCCGTCCAGCTGCTGTTCGTCCTCGTCGGAGCCGTCGTCTACGGCCTCTCGTTCCTCCTCATCCGCAGCCTCTCGCGCTACCGCGAACTGGCCGCAGACAGAGCAGCCGCGATCCTCACAGGCGCGCCTTCGACCTTGGCCTCTGCGCTGACGAAGCTGAGCGGAGACATGAGCAAGATCCCGGAGAAGGATCTGCGAGCCTCTTCTTCGGCAAACCATCTGGCGCTCATTCCCGCCGCCAGCGGCAAGGCCGCCATCACGCAGCTCTTCTCCACTCACCCTTCCCTCGACAAGCGCTTGGAGCAGCTGGCGAGGATCTCCGGGCAGCTCTCACAGCAGCAGTGA
- the pspAB gene encoding PspA-associated protein PspAB, protein MGFFDALLGRSKPKRANLDDLFALPPAALTLEAATGFKPTGVGAVAFRQVEGAAFQTAESESIALISSDPAANVSQRNDGFGYTWQVVSDNDAEVVNLVTNLHAVNSALVSQGFDTMLLCSTVYFANPDGRRLALVYQYKRGTFYPFAQSGAKQRDNPLEIQIRGVLANELPFEEDTSRWSALWDAPGLNDSPESNTQR, encoded by the coding sequence ATGGGTTTCTTCGACGCGCTGTTGGGCCGTTCCAAACCGAAGCGGGCTAACCTCGACGATCTTTTCGCGCTTCCCCCCGCCGCGCTGACGCTCGAAGCCGCGACCGGCTTCAAACCCACCGGCGTCGGAGCAGTGGCGTTCCGACAGGTCGAGGGGGCGGCGTTCCAGACCGCTGAGTCCGAGAGCATCGCCCTCATCAGCTCCGATCCGGCCGCGAACGTGTCACAGCGCAACGACGGCTTCGGCTACACCTGGCAGGTGGTCTCCGACAACGACGCCGAGGTGGTCAACCTCGTAACCAATCTGCACGCCGTGAATTCGGCTCTGGTCAGCCAGGGGTTCGATACCATGCTGCTGTGCTCGACCGTCTACTTCGCCAACCCGGACGGACGCCGCCTGGCACTCGTCTACCAGTACAAGCGCGGTACGTTCTATCCGTTCGCACAGTCGGGTGCCAAGCAGCGTGACAATCCTCTGGAGATTCAGATCCGCGGCGTGCTGGCCAACGAACTCCCGTTCGAAGAGGACACGTCACGGTGGTCGGCGCTATGGGACGCACCGGGCCTCAACGACTCACCTGAGTCGAACACACAGCGCTGA
- a CDS encoding RNA-binding S4 domain-containing protein → METIEIRGDSIKLGQLLKLHGVAEHGAMAKDMIADGEVVVNGEVETRRGATIRPGDTVEALGEVIQISTE, encoded by the coding sequence ATGGAGACGATCGAGATTCGCGGCGATTCGATCAAACTCGGTCAGCTGCTCAAGCTCCATGGTGTCGCCGAACACGGTGCGATGGCCAAGGACATGATCGCTGACGGTGAAGTTGTGGTCAACGGTGAGGTCGAAACTCGCCGAGGTGCCACGATCCGTCCGGGAGACACGGTCGAAGCGCTGGGTGAGGTCATCCAGATATCGACTGAATAG
- a CDS encoding TSUP family transporter, whose amino-acid sequence MEPVVVLILFAVFLGAVSQRVTGMGFGLVSGPFLVLLLDPFSGVVLVNICGIIASGTVFVRTFEEVEWGSFWKLSSGAVLGSIPGALLAAALPAPPLQILIGLLIIVSLISSMIIGRVGKTVPVNFGTKFTTGFLSGTMSAAAGAGGPAVSAYAVLTRWEQRKFAATLQPFLVVGTTSAVIFKAVFDHSSWPQLAAPTWIGIGAVLVAGLVSGDWLSKKIESSTARIAMIILALGGGAATLVKGLSHLS is encoded by the coding sequence ATGGAACCCGTCGTTGTGCTCATCCTGTTCGCAGTGTTCCTCGGGGCAGTGTCGCAGCGGGTCACGGGTATGGGATTCGGCCTGGTCAGTGGCCCTTTCCTTGTGCTTCTGCTCGACCCGTTCTCCGGTGTCGTGCTCGTCAACATCTGCGGCATCATCGCCAGCGGCACCGTCTTCGTCCGCACCTTCGAAGAGGTGGAGTGGGGCTCGTTCTGGAAGCTGTCGTCGGGTGCCGTGCTCGGCTCGATCCCGGGTGCTCTCCTGGCCGCGGCTCTTCCGGCCCCACCTCTGCAGATACTCATCGGTCTGCTCATCATCGTCTCCCTCATCAGCTCTATGATCATCGGCCGGGTCGGTAAGACCGTGCCGGTGAACTTCGGCACCAAATTCACGACCGGATTCCTCTCGGGAACGATGTCAGCAGCTGCGGGGGCGGGAGGACCGGCCGTCAGCGCCTACGCTGTGCTGACGAGATGGGAACAGCGGAAGTTCGCGGCCACTCTGCAGCCGTTCCTTGTCGTGGGGACCACCTCGGCGGTCATCTTCAAGGCCGTGTTCGATCACAGTTCCTGGCCGCAGTTGGCGGCACCGACCTGGATCGGAATCGGGGCGGTGCTCGTCGCAGGACTGGTCAGCGGTGACTGGCTGTCGAAGAAGATCGAATCCTCGACTGCGCGAATCGCGATGATCATCCTCGCCCTCGGCGGTGGAGCTGCGACCCTCGTCAAAGGTCTCAGCCACCTGAGCTGA
- a CDS encoding DUF1707 SHOCT-like domain-containing protein produces MNASPLWSRFSADPRAYGQVRASDADRAVVTDVLSEAFALGQIDAEEFDERSEAANRLKTLGEVPELVQDLVIAEAGEVEPGELDDSARAQALARLDADRVPITPEQIDAAAQKYYRDRVRNALLGMIAGPAGVTLAIWAFTSFASGGLIFFWPIFVILPMLFGAISQISNKESLIRNRKRELTKRARAQLGDAEAKRELEERRNNDDDDEDPEDTFGRGLQPPHPLAPPFSPGRDSPRDEMRRRREERRRRRRNPWD; encoded by the coding sequence ATGAATGCCTCGCCCCTGTGGTCCCGATTCAGCGCTGATCCCCGCGCTTACGGACAGGTGCGCGCGTCTGACGCCGATCGCGCCGTCGTGACCGATGTGCTGTCCGAGGCGTTTGCGCTGGGCCAGATCGATGCGGAGGAATTCGACGAACGCAGTGAGGCTGCCAACCGCCTGAAGACTCTGGGAGAGGTCCCCGAACTCGTGCAGGACCTCGTCATCGCCGAGGCGGGCGAGGTCGAACCCGGAGAACTCGACGATTCCGCTCGCGCTCAGGCCCTGGCCCGGTTGGATGCCGATCGTGTCCCGATCACCCCTGAACAGATCGATGCCGCCGCACAGAAGTACTACCGGGACCGAGTCCGGAATGCGCTGTTGGGAATGATCGCAGGTCCTGCTGGCGTCACCCTTGCCATCTGGGCCTTCACCTCATTCGCTTCGGGCGGGCTGATCTTCTTCTGGCCGATCTTCGTCATCCTACCGATGCTCTTCGGGGCGATCTCACAGATCTCCAACAAGGAGAGCCTCATCCGGAACCGGAAGCGCGAGCTGACGAAACGGGCCAGGGCGCAGCTCGGCGATGCCGAAGCGAAACGCGAGCTCGAAGAGCGCAGGAACAACGATGACGACGATGAGGATCCCGAGGATACGTTCGGTCGCGGATTGCAGCCACCTCATCCCCTTGCCCCGCCCTTCTCACCGGGACGAGACTCGCCACGTGATGAAATGCGCAGGCGACGCGAAGAGCGCCGCCGCAGACGCCGAAACCCCTGGGACTGA
- a CDS encoding nuclear transport factor 2-like protein, with protein MARFEENLFTGDEPALAEVIAEDCILQIVGSGGVATSTGRDEVLAALLGISASNPVAGHLEAAITHGKAAAAWGQWENSSDGDDIQHFSHTLWFRTNKAEEFAQIRVFHP; from the coding sequence GTGGCCAGGTTCGAGGAGAACCTGTTCACAGGAGACGAGCCCGCCCTCGCCGAGGTGATCGCTGAGGACTGCATCCTCCAGATCGTCGGCAGCGGGGGAGTCGCGACCAGCACCGGTCGTGATGAGGTCCTCGCCGCTCTGCTGGGTATCTCAGCTTCGAATCCCGTGGCCGGTCATCTCGAGGCCGCCATCACCCACGGCAAGGCCGCCGCGGCATGGGGGCAGTGGGAGAACTCGAGCGATGGAGACGACATCCAACACTTCTCACACACGTTGTGGTTCCGTACCAACAAAGCCGAGGAATTCGCTCAGATCCGGGTCTTTCACCCCTGA